A window from Kovacikia minuta CCNUW1 encodes these proteins:
- a CDS encoding chloride channel protein — protein sequence MQPSPLFRSLYQLLTPKRLAILEAVLIGLVAALAAVFLKRSVQWLGEWRLNETLPLAIWLLLPVVGLGGGFAAGLLVERFAPEAAGGGIPQVKAALAYVPILLNLRVAVVKLISTSLTLSSGFVLGREGPTIQIGAALAAQLSRWVPASPEHQRQLIAAGAAAGLAASFDAPIAGIMFVIEELLQDVSSLTLGTAILASFTGGVISHVLGGPGLKLGFNPLTQEITFSPDQIPFFLLLGLLAGLLAAFFNRSILWGLQFSRRHVRLGLPFRIGLAGLISGIAASLLPALFRSHSSLEYYLTGGEATWQMAIGIFVFQFVLSVVASSAEAPGGLLVPGLILGAALGNLIGILESSLLGGDPLIYALTGMGAFLGASAKVPVTAIVIVFEITTDFNLVLPLMISAVTAYLIADRFAPGSLYTHMLELKGIRLEPETTNDALWTRLTAADVMQKKVETLTSQISLDEAVQAFSRSHHRGFPVVDDGKLVGIVTLTDLDKVAQRKLPGNHLLKEIMTPRPITVRPGDTLSQVLFLLSRYKLSRLPVVDRRKLVGIITRSDILRVESDKLRGGSDQLGPQPEPSYVVYQTRSPTRGKGRLLLPLSNPHTAPGLLKLALAIARERNYEVECLQIVLVPRHSSPSECTVNTTLSRRLLAQAARQAKTWQIPIHTQIRATHSVTQAILEAIRDGHIDLLVMGWKGKTSTPGRIFGDVVDTVIRQAACDVVLVKPGEGFAEERIPPSDAVQDPVQTLLHLIGLRRWLVPVAGGPNSQYAITLLPALLSLTQQPDVRLCQVFPPSDKIYDTTLLEKDAAFLRQRLHKPVTTIPVCANSVSEAVIDMAQKDQCDVIVVGASREGLLQQAIHGNIPEAIARNCNCTVILVRKASN from the coding sequence ATGCAACCGTCACCCCTTTTTAGATCCCTTTATCAACTGCTGACACCAAAGCGGCTGGCAATCCTTGAGGCTGTCCTGATTGGTTTGGTTGCTGCTCTGGCAGCGGTTTTCTTAAAACGAAGTGTGCAGTGGTTAGGGGAATGGCGGCTGAATGAGACTTTGCCGCTGGCAATCTGGCTATTGTTGCCCGTTGTAGGTTTGGGAGGCGGGTTTGCGGCAGGATTGCTGGTGGAACGATTTGCCCCAGAAGCAGCCGGAGGTGGAATCCCGCAGGTCAAGGCGGCTCTTGCCTATGTTCCGATTCTCCTGAACCTGAGGGTGGCTGTAGTGAAGTTGATCAGCACCTCACTAACCCTCAGTTCTGGTTTTGTTTTGGGACGGGAAGGTCCAACAATTCAAATTGGGGCAGCGCTGGCAGCTCAGTTGAGCCGCTGGGTACCCGCTTCTCCTGAGCATCAACGGCAGTTAATTGCCGCGGGAGCAGCAGCGGGCTTAGCGGCAAGTTTTGATGCCCCGATCGCAGGCATTATGTTTGTGATTGAAGAATTACTCCAGGATGTTTCCAGTCTGACCCTGGGAACCGCCATCCTGGCGTCTTTTACAGGCGGCGTAATTTCCCATGTTCTGGGCGGGCCTGGTCTGAAATTGGGGTTCAACCCACTGACACAAGAGATTACTTTTTCCCCAGATCAAATCCCCTTTTTCCTCCTGTTGGGGCTACTGGCAGGGTTATTGGCAGCATTTTTCAATCGCAGTATCCTCTGGGGGCTTCAGTTTAGCCGTCGTCATGTGCGGCTAGGTCTGCCGTTTCGGATTGGGTTAGCGGGGCTGATTTCTGGGATCGCGGCTTCTTTATTACCCGCTTTATTTCGATCGCACTCCAGTCTGGAATATTATCTGACCGGAGGTGAGGCAACCTGGCAGATGGCGATCGGGATATTTGTGTTCCAATTTGTCCTATCAGTGGTTGCCAGCAGTGCCGAAGCACCCGGAGGATTGCTGGTTCCCGGTCTAATTCTGGGGGCAGCCCTGGGAAATTTGATTGGCATTCTAGAAAGTTCTTTACTGGGTGGCGACCCGCTAATTTATGCTCTGACAGGCATGGGCGCATTTTTAGGGGCGTCGGCAAAGGTGCCTGTGACAGCGATCGTGATTGTGTTTGAAATTACGACCGATTTCAACCTGGTGTTGCCTCTGATGATCAGCGCCGTTACGGCGTACCTGATTGCCGATCGATTTGCTCCTGGTTCACTTTATACCCATATGTTGGAGCTAAAGGGTATTCGCCTGGAGCCAGAAACGACCAACGATGCCCTATGGACTCGGCTGACAGCGGCAGATGTGATGCAGAAGAAAGTAGAAACTCTGACCAGCCAGATCAGCCTGGATGAAGCCGTGCAAGCATTTTCCCGCTCCCACCACCGAGGGTTCCCAGTTGTGGACGATGGCAAACTGGTGGGGATCGTGACCCTGACAGATCTGGATAAAGTCGCTCAACGCAAGCTACCGGGAAACCATTTGTTAAAGGAGATTATGACTCCTCGCCCGATTACGGTGCGTCCAGGAGACACTCTCAGCCAGGTGCTTTTTTTGCTCTCCCGCTACAAGCTGTCCCGTTTGCCAGTGGTAGATCGGCGCAAGCTGGTGGGAATCATCACCCGGAGCGATATTCTGCGGGTGGAGTCGGACAAACTGCGGGGTGGAAGTGACCAGTTAGGACCGCAGCCAGAACCTTCCTATGTGGTTTATCAAACCCGATCGCCCACCCGTGGCAAAGGGCGCTTGCTGCTGCCACTCAGCAACCCCCACACTGCCCCTGGGCTGCTGAAACTGGCACTGGCGATCGCCCGCGAGCGAAACTATGAAGTCGAATGTCTTCAGATTGTCCTGGTGCCGCGCCACAGTTCCCCTTCAGAATGTACCGTCAATACCACCCTGAGTCGGCGACTCTTGGCTCAGGCAGCCCGACAGGCAAAAACCTGGCAAATTCCAATTCACACCCAAATTCGGGCAACCCATAGCGTCACCCAGGCAATTCTAGAAGCAATCAGGGATGGCCACATTGACCTGCTTGTGATGGGTTGGAAAGGCAAAACCTCCACACCTGGCCGCATTTTCGGTGATGTGGTTGATACGGTCATTCGGCAGGCTGCTTGTGATGTGGTGCTGGTGAAACCAGGAGAAGGGTTTGCAGAGGAAAGGATTCCTCCCTCAGATGCCGTACAGGACCCAGTTCAGACGTTACTCCATTTGATTGGACTGCGACGCTGGTTAGTACCCGTAGCAGGCGGACCAAATTCCCAATACGCCATTACCCTGCTACCCGCCCTGCTTTCCCTGACCCAACAGCCCGATGTGCGCCTTTGCCAGGTTTTTCCGCCTTCAGACAAAATATACGACACCACGCTGCTAGAAAAAGATGCTGCTTTTCTTCGTCAGCGACTTCACAAACCCGTTACAACCATTCCCGTTTGTGCCAATTCGGTTTCTGAAGCAGTTATTGACATGGCTCAAAAGGATCAGTGTGATGTGATTGTAGTTGGAGCCAGCCGCGAAGGTTTGTTGCAACAAGCGATTCATGGCAACATTCCAGAAGCGATCGCCCGCAACTGCAACTGCACAGTGATCCTGGTGAGAAAAGCGAGCAATTAA
- a CDS encoding Fur family transcriptional regulator, whose amino-acid sequence MQNDVATLKPIRSLDDALDRCQVLGMRLSRQRRFILELLWQEKEHLSAREIYDRLNHQGKEIGHTSVYQNLEALSSQGIIECIERSDGRLYGNISDSHSHINCLDTNQILDIHIELPDFLIQQIEQQTGVRITDYHIDFYGYRNTESAV is encoded by the coding sequence ATGCAAAACGACGTAGCCACTTTAAAGCCCATTCGTTCCCTCGATGATGCGTTGGATCGGTGTCAAGTACTGGGAATGCGGTTAAGCCGTCAGCGTCGCTTCATTCTGGAATTGCTTTGGCAGGAGAAAGAGCACCTGTCTGCCAGGGAAATTTATGACCGGCTTAACCATCAGGGTAAGGAAATTGGGCATACGTCGGTCTATCAAAACCTGGAAGCTCTCTCCAGTCAGGGAATTATTGAGTGTATTGAGCGTTCAGATGGGCGGTTGTATGGCAATATTAGTGATTCTCACAGCCACATCAATTGTCTGGATACGAATCAAATCCTGGATATTCACATTGAACTGCCCGACTTTCTAATTCAGCAAATCGAGCAACAAACAGGGGTTCGAATTACTGACTACCATATTGACTTCTACGGCTATCGCAATACTGAGAGTGCGGTGTAG
- a CDS encoding thylakoid membrane photosystem I accumulation factor, which produces MTFLQPHLSKLAISAANWLAWGRRGWRSLSALLVILTCLLLVNTAPALAGLNDDRYDGDIFPLYAGNGSLIPPRVSLAEALKSHRPSLLVLYIDDSSDCKQYALVISRLQEFYGKPADFIALRTDALPQKAAFDPTEPGYYYKGVVPQTVLFDASGKAVLNEKGVLSYEQIDDKFREVFNLLPRSESVQLKRRQVNEVTTELAQ; this is translated from the coding sequence ATGACCTTTCTTCAGCCCCACCTCTCGAAACTGGCGATTTCTGCTGCCAATTGGCTTGCCTGGGGAAGGCGTGGGTGGCGATCGCTCTCAGCGCTTTTGGTGATTCTAACTTGTCTACTTTTGGTTAACACGGCTCCAGCACTGGCAGGGCTAAACGACGATCGCTATGATGGGGATATTTTTCCTCTGTATGCTGGAAACGGCTCTTTGATTCCTCCCAGGGTTTCTCTGGCAGAAGCGCTTAAGAGCCATCGTCCTAGCCTTCTGGTTCTCTACATTGATGACAGCAGCGATTGTAAGCAATACGCCCTGGTTATTTCTCGACTCCAGGAATTTTATGGCAAGCCAGCGGATTTCATTGCGCTTCGGACTGATGCCTTGCCTCAAAAAGCTGCATTTGACCCTACGGAACCTGGCTATTACTACAAAGGTGTTGTTCCCCAGACCGTTTTGTTTGATGCCTCTGGTAAAGCCGTCTTGAATGAAAAAGGGGTACTTTCCTATGAGCAAATTGATGATAAGTTCCGGGAAGTGTTTAATCTGCTACCGCGTTCAGAGTCGGTGCAGCTAAAACGCCGTCAGGTGAATGAGGTTACCACCGAGTTGGCTCAGTAG
- a CDS encoding DUF3493 domain-containing protein, translated as MEKRGDSLRKSDPEKYARLKSEVAAPYRGLRKFVYGAFAVSGAIGGFVFLTQMLAGQDVGEALPNFALQAGVVALMIWLFRLEGRRS; from the coding sequence ATGGAAAAGAGAGGGGATTCCCTGCGCAAGTCAGACCCTGAGAAGTATGCCCGCCTGAAATCGGAGGTGGCGGCTCCGTATCGGGGCTTGCGCAAGTTTGTCTATGGAGCGTTTGCCGTTTCGGGGGCGATCGGTGGATTTGTCTTTTTAACTCAGATGCTTGCGGGGCAAGATGTGGGTGAAGCTTTGCCCAATTTTGCCCTTCAGGCGGGTGTCGTTGCTTTGATGATTTGGCTGTTTCGCTTAGAAGGTCGGCGCAGTTAG
- the recQ gene encoding DNA helicase RecQ: MTASLPSITETDFASLEQALKHYFGYDSFRLGQRQIIQEALQNRDLLVVMPTGGGKSLCFQLPALLKPGLMIVVSPLIALMQDQVQLLQDNGIAATFLNSSLGLAEVRERTQTVLSGQVKLLYVAPERLLSEDFLRGFLPQVQQRVGISAIAIDEAHCVSEWGHDFRPEYRQLIQLRQHCPDVPFLALTATATERVRQDIIHQLDLRQPGIHIASFNRPNLFYEVKAKHKNSYRELFQQIRQTKGSGIVYCLSRKRVDELTYKLQKDGIPALPYHAGLDNKTRAENQNRFIRDDVQVMVATIAFGMGINKPDVRFVIHYDLPRNIEGYYQESGRSGRDGEPAHCTLYYGAGDIKTVEFLIGQKVDPATGAPLEDEQRIALQQLRRVINYAEATECRRIIQLGYFGETFPGNCDNCDNCRHPKPVEDWTIEAQKFLSCIARFAQRGQNFGTGHTIDVLRGSKNERVLKNGHDKLSTYGIGKDRSAEEWRMLARSLIHQQLVDETSDGYSVLKLNELSWEVLRKQRTVAIAVTPTQLENSALSAADIDTAEAEALLERLQKLRKRLADQQFVPPYVVFANASLRSMAQLQPQTFAQFAQISGVGSRKLSQYGDAFIDEIRAFRQERGLPLQEKDDPEAIPIPPPDPEPSSASFTQLQTLELYQQGLRPAEIAERRGFRLSTISSHLAELLEMGYPIDLDRLVAVDRQQKILEAIQTVGEDSLTNIREYLGEVYGYDEIKFMRAKWRRSHADPF, from the coding sequence ATGACAGCCAGCCTTCCCTCCATCACTGAAACCGATTTTGCCTCCCTAGAGCAGGCTTTAAAGCATTACTTTGGTTACGACAGCTTTCGTCTGGGACAGCGCCAAATTATTCAAGAAGCGCTGCAAAACCGGGATCTGCTGGTGGTCATGCCCACGGGTGGGGGAAAGTCCCTTTGTTTTCAACTGCCCGCATTGCTGAAGCCTGGTTTGATGATTGTCGTCTCACCCCTGATTGCCCTGATGCAGGATCAGGTGCAGTTGCTTCAGGATAATGGGATTGCGGCAACGTTTCTCAACAGCAGTTTAGGGCTGGCAGAGGTGCGGGAGCGCACCCAGACAGTTCTTAGCGGACAGGTAAAGCTGCTTTACGTCGCGCCCGAACGGTTATTAAGTGAAGATTTTCTGCGGGGATTTTTGCCCCAGGTGCAGCAGCGGGTTGGCATCTCAGCGATCGCCATTGATGAAGCCCACTGCGTTTCTGAATGGGGACACGACTTTCGTCCGGAGTATCGCCAGTTAATTCAACTGCGGCAGCACTGCCCCGACGTTCCCTTCCTGGCATTGACGGCAACAGCAACGGAACGGGTTCGACAGGATATTATCCACCAGCTTGATCTCCGCCAGCCAGGAATTCATATTGCCAGCTTTAACCGTCCCAACCTATTTTATGAGGTCAAAGCGAAGCACAAAAACTCTTACCGGGAATTATTTCAGCAGATTCGTCAAACGAAAGGATCGGGAATTGTTTATTGTCTCAGCCGCAAGCGGGTGGATGAACTGACCTACAAATTGCAAAAAGATGGGATTCCTGCCCTTCCCTACCATGCTGGGCTGGACAACAAAACCCGCGCCGAAAACCAGAACCGCTTCATCCGGGATGATGTGCAGGTCATGGTGGCAACGATCGCCTTTGGCATGGGCATTAACAAACCGGATGTGCGCTTCGTTATCCATTACGACCTGCCCCGCAATATCGAAGGCTACTACCAGGAGTCGGGTCGATCGGGACGAGACGGCGAACCTGCCCACTGCACCCTGTACTATGGCGCAGGTGATATCAAAACCGTTGAATTTTTGATTGGTCAGAAGGTAGACCCCGCGACGGGTGCCCCCCTGGAAGACGAACAGCGGATTGCCCTGCAACAACTTCGACGGGTGATTAACTACGCGGAAGCCACCGAGTGCCGTCGGATTATCCAGCTTGGCTATTTTGGTGAAACCTTTCCGGGCAACTGTGACAACTGTGACAACTGCCGTCATCCCAAACCTGTGGAAGACTGGACGATCGAAGCCCAAAAATTTCTCTCCTGTATTGCCCGCTTTGCCCAACGGGGCCAGAACTTTGGCACGGGACACACGATCGATGTGTTGCGCGGCTCTAAGAACGAAAGGGTATTGAAAAACGGTCACGACAAGCTGTCTACCTACGGCATCGGCAAGGATAGAAGTGCAGAGGAGTGGCGGATGCTGGCCCGATCGCTGATTCATCAACAGCTTGTCGATGAAACCAGCGATGGCTACTCGGTCTTGAAGCTAAATGAGCTGAGTTGGGAGGTATTACGGAAACAGCGGACTGTGGCGATCGCCGTCACCCCCACCCAATTGGAGAACAGCGCCCTATCTGCTGCCGATATCGATACGGCAGAGGCAGAAGCCCTACTGGAACGCCTACAAAAACTCCGGAAACGATTGGCAGATCAACAATTTGTGCCACCCTACGTGGTTTTTGCCAATGCCAGTTTGCGGTCGATGGCCCAGCTTCAACCCCAAACCTTTGCCCAGTTTGCCCAAATTTCTGGGGTTGGCAGCCGCAAGCTATCCCAATATGGGGATGCTTTCATTGACGAAATTCGAGCATTCCGGCAGGAACGGGGATTGCCCCTCCAGGAAAAAGATGACCCTGAAGCCATTCCGATTCCGCCCCCAGACCCTGAACCTTCATCCGCCTCCTTCACCCAACTCCAAACCCTGGAGCTTTACCAGCAAGGTCTGAGACCAGCGGAAATTGCTGAGCGGCGTGGTTTTCGCCTCAGTACAATTTCCAGTCACCTGGCAGAATTGCTGGAAATGGGCTACCCAATTGACCTGGACAGATTGGTCGCCGTCGATCGCCAACAAAAAATCCTGGAAGCCATCCAGACCGTTGGCGAAGATTCCCTGACGAATATTCGTGAGTATCTTGGCGAAGTCTATGGCTATGATGAAATCAAATTTATGCGGGCAAAGTGGCGCAGAAGCCATGCTGACCCGTTCTGA
- a CDS encoding methylmalonic aciduria and homocystinuria type D protein → MQYSIHAPNQFIDAYLDRLLPDWSRPVLSVLVVLQPCPCDLIERTPATEEQKQQLRQNFLQFGSKVAAQLQHQGHLAEVFDPRTGFPLLSQPGQLRLDDVAIVRSCLGYPTVERYGCQVILHPVWGSSVYPSTLLSSAEPALVETLSTIIKQEMQFLSPEGLWEFASADRNATNLSQAGVG, encoded by the coding sequence ATGCAATATTCCATTCATGCGCCCAACCAATTTATTGATGCCTATCTAGACAGGTTGTTGCCTGACTGGTCGCGTCCGGTTTTGTCCGTTTTGGTCGTGTTACAACCCTGCCCCTGTGATTTGATTGAAAGGACGCCTGCAACGGAGGAACAGAAGCAACAACTGCGCCAGAATTTCCTTCAGTTCGGGTCTAAAGTTGCGGCTCAACTCCAGCATCAGGGGCACCTCGCAGAAGTTTTTGATCCTCGCACGGGGTTTCCGCTGCTTTCTCAACCGGGTCAACTACGGTTGGATGATGTGGCGATCGTGCGATCGTGTTTAGGCTATCCCACGGTCGAGCGATATGGATGCCAGGTTATTCTGCATCCGGTTTGGGGAAGTTCCGTTTATCCTTCGACCTTGCTATCGTCAGCCGAACCCGCATTAGTAGAAACACTCAGTACAATCATCAAACAGGAGATGCAGTTTCTTTCGCCGGAAGGGCTGTGGGAATTTGCTTCAGCCGATCGGAATGCCACCAATCTCTCACAGGCTGGGGTAGGTTAA
- a CDS encoding aminopeptidase P family protein, whose product MIPMQTRDRQISLADTLKVRRQKLAALVDFPVLLWSGQASSRNFPANKFPFRASSHFLYFAGLPLEQAVIRLEAGKLLLFMDEADAASALWHGASPNRDEIAEKIGADAAYPLAELKSWTAAAATITVQDSATRQHQSHSLNRTMVPIDQFQELDLKLARAIVILRLSQDELALAEIRKAIAVSIAAHQAGMAATPTARTEAQVRAAVESVMLVNNMTCAYASIVTVHGEVLHNEQYHHPLNPGDLLLVDAGAEAASGWASDITRTWAVSGKFSPTQRAIYDVVLAAHDASIAAMRPGMEYGDIHLLAAKTIAEGLVDLGILLGSPEDLVEMDAHALFFPHGIGHLLGLDVHDMEDLGDLAGYAEGRRRSDRFGLNYLRLNRPLKPGMLVTIEPGFYQVPAILNDPERRTRYHHQVDWERLAQFADVQGIRIEDDVLVTATGAEILTAALPTQAGAIEQLVQG is encoded by the coding sequence ATGATTCCTATGCAAACCCGCGATCGCCAGATTTCCCTTGCAGATACCCTCAAAGTTCGTCGTCAAAAATTAGCCGCACTGGTTGATTTTCCAGTCCTCCTCTGGTCAGGGCAGGCGAGTTCACGCAATTTTCCAGCAAACAAATTTCCGTTTCGGGCAAGTAGCCATTTCCTCTATTTCGCGGGACTGCCACTGGAACAGGCGGTGATCCGGTTGGAAGCAGGGAAACTGCTATTATTTATGGACGAAGCGGATGCAGCGAGCGCGTTGTGGCACGGAGCGTCCCCAAACCGGGACGAGATCGCGGAAAAAATCGGAGCAGACGCAGCCTACCCCTTAGCTGAGCTTAAATCCTGGACTGCGGCAGCAGCGACGATCACAGTCCAGGATTCTGCCACCCGTCAGCACCAATCCCACAGCTTAAATCGGACGATGGTACCGATCGATCAATTTCAGGAGCTTGACCTGAAACTGGCACGGGCGATCGTGATCCTGCGATTGAGCCAGGACGAATTGGCTCTGGCAGAGATCCGAAAAGCGATCGCCGTTAGCATCGCAGCCCACCAGGCTGGAATGGCAGCAACCCCCACTGCCCGCACGGAAGCTCAGGTACGGGCAGCGGTAGAAAGCGTCATGCTTGTCAATAACATGACCTGCGCCTACGCCAGTATTGTCACCGTCCACGGGGAAGTGCTGCACAACGAGCAGTATCACCATCCCCTTAACCCAGGAGATTTACTGCTGGTCGATGCCGGGGCAGAGGCTGCTTCCGGTTGGGCATCCGATATTACCCGCACCTGGGCGGTTTCTGGCAAGTTTTCCCCAACCCAACGGGCAATTTACGATGTCGTTCTGGCAGCCCATGATGCCTCTATTGCAGCGATGCGTCCAGGGATGGAATATGGAGACATTCATCTACTGGCAGCAAAAACGATCGCTGAAGGGCTGGTGGATTTAGGTATTTTGCTGGGATCACCGGAGGATCTGGTTGAAATGGATGCCCATGCCCTGTTCTTCCCCCACGGCATTGGGCACTTGTTGGGATTAGATGTGCACGATATGGAGGATTTGGGCGATCTGGCAGGTTATGCGGAAGGCAGGCGGAGGAGTGATCGGTTTGGCTTAAACTACCTGCGCCTCAACCGTCCCCTAAAGCCCGGTATGCTCGTGACGATCGAACCAGGCTTCTACCAGGTTCCTGCGATTTTGAACGACCCGGAGCGCAGAACCCGCTACCACCATCAGGTTGACTGGGAGCGTCTAGCCCAATTTGCAGATGTGCAGGGCATCCGGATCGAAGATGATGTGCTGGTCACAGCGACGGGGGCAGAAATTTTGACCGCTGCCTTGCCCACCCAGGCAGGGGCGATCGAACAGTTGGTTCAGGGCTAA